A genomic window from Cydia pomonella isolate Wapato2018A unplaced genomic scaffold, ilCydPomo1 PGA_scaffold_57, whole genome shotgun sequence includes:
- the LOC133534110 gene encoding uncharacterized protein LOC133534110, with amino-acid sequence MAHSYLGSLHNFDYKSGEWSIFKGKLTQFFKVNANSITADNKCAVLITHLSDDSYRLARNLVYPRDLEAHTYDELIAVLDKHFKIKKCSFANKAKFYSATKNPDESLGDWAARLRGLASHCDLGNALETVLTDRFVLGLGSGPERDKLFEQDAATLTFAKALEVAEQAASARQAQAMVGETGSIGNVPIKEEPVFRAAYAASPGRGGARGRASRGGGAGAGRATDIASGSKWHERDVVNRCNICEVGEPQCGNVSL; translated from the coding sequence atggcGCACTCTTATCTCGGTTCTTTGCATAATTTCGATTACAAATCCGGAGAGTGGTCTATTTTTAAGGGCAAATTAActcaattttttaaagtaaacgcTAATAGTATTACAGCTGATAACAAATGTGCAGTGTTAATAACGCATCTTTCGGACGATTCGTATCGCTTGGCACGTAATCTCGTGTACCCTCGTGATTTAGAAGCGCATACGTATGACGAACTTATTGCTGTTCTggataaacattttaaaattaaaaagtgttCGTTTGCTAATAAGGCGAAGTTCTACAGTGCGACGAAAAATCCAGACGAGTCTTTAGGAGATTGGGCGGCGCGGCTACGCGGGTTGGCAAGTCATTGCGACCTGGGCAACGCCCTGGAGACGGTGCTGACGGACCGTTTCGTACTCGGTTTGGGTTCCGGCCCCGAGCGCGACAAGCTGTTTGAGCAAGACGCGGCGACCCTTACGTTCGCCAAGGCGTTGGAGGTCGCAGAGCAAGCGGCTAGTGCTAGGCAAGCCCAGGCGATGGTAGGCGAGACTGGCAGTATCGGCAACGTGCCGATAAAGGAGGAGCCGGTTTTCCGTGCGGCATACGCGGCGAGCCCTGGGCGCGGCGGCGCCCGTGGCCGTGCCAGCCGCGGTGGCGGAGCTGGCGCCGGTCGTGCTACGGACATCGCATCGGGTTCCAAATGGCATGAACGTGATGTAGTAAATAGATGTAATATTTGCGAAGTTGGAGAACCACAGTGCGGAAACGTGTCGTTATAA